CGAGATCGGCGCTCATGGCGTTGGCGAAGTTCTTCGACTTCACGGGCCCGAAGCCGCTCTTCATCTCCGGGTATTGAACGTCCCGTGCGCTGAGATCGTTCACGACGACGAAGCCGCCGATGGCCCGGAGTGCCTCGTCGGGCGTGGCGTTGCGCAAGGGTCGGCAGACGACCGCGCCCAGCTCGAGCTCGTAGTCGAACGCGTTCGAATACGACGGCCAGGGGAGCTCATCACCATCGGCGAAGAAGTTGACGTGGCTTCCCATGTAGTAGATCGGCTTCTCGTACCAGATCGGCTTGGGATGCAGAAAGGCAGGCGGCCTACGGAGCACCGCTTCGTAGAGCGATATGAGCTTCGAGGCGGCGGGCATGAAGCGCCGTGCATAACCACGGGCGGCGTCGAGGGCATGCTTCTCGTAGAGCATGAAGTCGCGGAAGGAGACCGGGTCGAAAGGAAGCAGGGCCTCCGGGCGGAAAGTGTCGTCCAGGTCGACGTCCTCTTCCCTGAGGAACGCCAGCAGCCGATTCAGCTCTGGCAAGATGACTTCGCGTTCCGCACAGAAGGCCACCACGTCTCGCGCGACGGCCGCGAGGCCGGGAAGGTCTCCGCGTTGCTCGGCCCGATGGCGGGCCAAGGCGGGAATGACGGGAACCCACCGATCCCCATCCTGGAC
This DNA window, taken from bacterium, encodes the following:
- a CDS encoding fumarylacetoacetate hydrolase family protein; this translates as MRLRRVRLRDGDEFSVAVQDGDRWVPVIPALARHRAEQRGDLPGLAAVARDVVAFCAEREVILPELNRLLAFLREEDVDLDDTFRPEALLPFDPVSFRDFMLYEKHALDAARGYARRFMPAASKLISLYEAVLRRPPAFLHPKPIWYEKPIYYMGSHVNFFADGDELPWPSYSNAFDYELELGAVVCRPLRNATPDEALRAIGGFVVVNDLSARDVQYPEMKSGFGPVKSKNFANAMSADLVTVDEILPRVTELDAVVRINGKPCGRGNTAGMQHSLGEMVAYASLGERVIPGELLSTGTIPGCSGMETGHWLSPGDEIELELEGIGTLRNLIGAPGESAKIDPPWGARRAQG